A window of the Gossypium hirsutum isolate 1008001.06 chromosome A03, Gossypium_hirsutum_v2.1, whole genome shotgun sequence genome harbors these coding sequences:
- the LOC107935024 gene encoding reticulon-like protein B11 isoform X2 produces the protein MADSNPTPRISVHQALGGGTVADVLLWREWCSGVVMLTLSTMVWYLFERAGYNFLSFMANVLSLLVAILFFWAKSASLLNRSLPSLPNLEISENTVVIITDELHQWINHTLSIAHNIAIARDLKFFLKVAVSLWLVSYIGSLFEFLTLVYIGVILSLSVPVVYDTYQHFIDEKLYVTRRFIQTQYRKIDEMVLRKLPLPSNGGYPLHS, from the exons ATGGCGGATTCCAACCCTACTCCTCGCATATCGGTTCATCAAGCTCTTGGAGGTGGCACAG TTGCCGATGTGCTGCTGTGGAGAGAATGGTGTAGCGGTGTTGTGATGCTCACCTTGTCAACCATGGTGTGGTACCTTTTTGAAAGAGCTGGTTATAATTTCTTGTCTTTCATGGCCAACGTATTGTCGCTCCTTGTCGCTATTCTCTTCTTCTGGGCCAAATCTGCTTCTCTTCTCAACAG GTCTTTACCATCCCTTCCTAATTTAGAGATTTCTGAGAACACAGTTGTGATTATTACTGATGAGTTACACCAATGGATCAACCATACATTATCCATTGCACATAACATTGCAATTGCAAGAGATTTGAAGTTTTTTCTTAAG GTTGCCGTCAGCTTGTGGTTAGTTTCGTACATAGGTAGTCTCTTCGAATTCCTCACTCTGGTCTATATCG GAGTTATTCTTAGTCTATCAGTTCCGGTGGTATACGATACATACCAGCACTTCATCGACGAGAAGCTTTATGTGACACGCAGATTCATTCAAACACAATATAGGAAAATCGATGAAATGGTATTGAGGAAGCTTCCTTTGCCCTCAAACGGTGGATACCCCCTACATTCTTGA
- the LOC107935024 gene encoding reticulon-like protein B11 isoform X1 has translation MADSNPTPRISVHQALGGGTVADVLLWREWCSGVVMLTLSTMVWYLFERAGYNFLSFMANVLSLLVAILFFWAKSASLLNRSLPSLPNLEISENTVVIITDELHQWINHTLSIAHNIAIARDLKFFLKVAVSLWLVSYIGSLFEFLTLVYIGELYKTLFVSIMARIHFTSSAYADFGREVSVGVILSLSVPVVYDTYQHFIDEKLYVTRRFIQTQYRKIDEMVLRKLPLPSNGGYPLHS, from the exons ATGGCGGATTCCAACCCTACTCCTCGCATATCGGTTCATCAAGCTCTTGGAGGTGGCACAG TTGCCGATGTGCTGCTGTGGAGAGAATGGTGTAGCGGTGTTGTGATGCTCACCTTGTCAACCATGGTGTGGTACCTTTTTGAAAGAGCTGGTTATAATTTCTTGTCTTTCATGGCCAACGTATTGTCGCTCCTTGTCGCTATTCTCTTCTTCTGGGCCAAATCTGCTTCTCTTCTCAACAG GTCTTTACCATCCCTTCCTAATTTAGAGATTTCTGAGAACACAGTTGTGATTATTACTGATGAGTTACACCAATGGATCAACCATACATTATCCATTGCACATAACATTGCAATTGCAAGAGATTTGAAGTTTTTTCTTAAG GTTGCCGTCAGCTTGTGGTTAGTTTCGTACATAGGTAGTCTCTTCGAATTCCTCACTCTGGTCTATATCGGTGAGCTTTACAAGACCCTGTTTGTTTCAATAATGGCGAGGATTCATTTTACTTCTTCCGCGTATGCTGATTTTGGTAGAGAAGTTTCTGTAGGAGTTATTCTTAGTCTATCAGTTCCGGTGGTATACGATACATACCAGCACTTCATCGACGAGAAGCTTTATGTGACACGCAGATTCATTCAAACACAATATAGGAAAATCGATGAAATGGTATTGAGGAAGCTTCCTTTGCCCTCAAACGGTGGATACCCCCTACATTCTTGA
- the LOC107935023 gene encoding protein TIC 21, chloroplastic: MQTLLVPPATRSGICLVAVGPLLPTHRRRPAITFSSPNFIASLETRKPKPLISPFASWNPLSVERSKLLLSRVSSPSSSSVSPGSTSPNDDSDKAKLAQVAKRLETTSRYFKRLGNLGFWGQLVCSVVAAVILSFSVVVTGKTTSPAMFYATFGGIVAAFISVFWSFGYIRLSEKLKRTVNDPSKAPPRANVVKSLKNGIILNLLGMGAAILGMQATVGLLVAKALTSSTTPYYQGIAPGSSPVLALDVFLVQASANTILSHFLGLVFSLELLRSVTLPNTESIPIPKLA; the protein is encoded by the exons ATGCAAACGTTATTGGTACCGCCGGCAACTCGCTCCGGCATTTGTTTGGTGGCGGTGGGTCCCCTCCTTCCAACTCACCGACGCCGACCAGCGATAACTTTTTCTTCTCCAAATTTTATCGCTTCACTTGAAACTCGGAAACCGAAGCCACTAATCTCCCCGTTCGCTTCCTGGAACCCTCTCAGTGTTGAAAGATCTAAGCTTTTGTTGAGCAGAgtctcttctccttcttcttcctCAGTTTCACCTGGTTCTACCTCCCCTAATGATGATTCTGACAAGGCAAAGCTCGCTCAG GTAGCCAAGAGGTTAGAGACCACGTCAAGATACTTTAAACGATTGGGGAATTTAGGGTTTTGGGGGCAGCTAGTTTGCTCGGTGGTTGCGGCTGTGATACTTTCATTTTCAGTTGTGGTTACTGGGAAAACTACATCACCTGCTATGTTTTATGCTACTTTCGGTGGAATTGTAGCTGCATTCATATCggttttttggtcatttggttatatTCGACTTTCCGAGAAACTCAAAAGGACTGTTAATGATCCTTCAAAG GCTCCTCCTCGTGCCAATGTTGTGAAAAGCTTGAAAAATGGTATCATTCTGAATCTTTTGGGAATGGGTGCTGCTATTCTTGGCATGCAAGCAACAGTCGGTTTACTAGTCGCGAAGGCACTTACCTCCTCCACAACTCCTTATTACCAAGGAATTGCTCCCGGCTCTAGTCCAGTTCTTGCCTTGGATGTATTCTTGGTGCAG GCATCGGCAAACACTATCCTTTCGCACTTTCTGGGGCTGGTGTTCTCGCTGGAACTGTTACGCTCGGTGACATTGCCTAATACAGAGAGTATTCCAATTCCCAAGCTTGCATAA
- the LOC107935032 gene encoding sodium/proton antiporter 1: MAALSIGTHFSPSCRFKNRSLHAPSVYSLPSFGTSLYRSRAPRLLSNGVLARAEDKARGSSSPSQRQVQPNNEEQIKGLSSESGTCDPLCSVDETSSLEFEAAYQPKTDLLKTIAVFTAALTGTLAINLTWVTDHQDIAMALLFGIGYAGIIFEESLAFNKSGVGLLMAVSLWVVRSIGAPSSDIAVSELTHASAEVSEIVFFLLGAMTIVEIVDAHQGFKLVTDNITTRKPQTLIWVVGFVTFFLSSILDNLTSTIVMVSLLRKLVPPSEYRKLLGAVVVIAANAGGAWTPIGDVTTTMLWIHGQISTLQTMKGLIIPSLVSLTVPLALMSLTSEVNGKGQDSPNILASQQMAPRGQLVFCVGIGALVFVPVFKALTGLPPFMGMLFGLGVLWILTDAIHYGESERQKLKVPQALSRIDTQGALFFLGILLSVSCLESAGLLRELANYLDAHIPSIELIASAIGVVSAIIDNVPIVAATMGMYDLTSFPQDSEFWQLVAYCAGTGGSMLVIGSAAGVAYMGMEKVDFFWYFQKVSGFAFAGYAAGIAAYLAINNLHISLPSSLAQVPFLSGS; encoded by the exons ATGGCCGCCTTATCAATTGGGACTCATTTTTCACCCTCATGTCGTTTCAAGAACCGATCTTTGCACGCGCCTTCTGTCTACTCTTTGCCTAGCTTTGGGACTTCCCTTTATAGAAGCAGAGCCCCAAGGTTGCTTAGCAATGGAGTTCTTGCTAGAGCTGAGGATAAGGCCAGGGGCTCTTCTTCTCCAAGTCAACGACAAGTTCAACCCAACAATGAAGAGCAGATTAAG GGGCTGTCCTCAGAATCTGGAACATGTGATCCCTTATGTTCGGTTGATGAAACTAGCTCGCTGGAGTTTGAAGCTGCTTACCAGCCAAAGACTGATTTATTGAAAACTATTGCGGTTTTCACAGCTGCTTTAACGGGGACTCTGGCAATTAACCTAACATGGGTTACTGACCACCAG GATATTGCTATGGCATTGCTTTTTGGAATAGGATATGCTGGCATTATCTTTGAGGAGTCTCTAGCCTTTAATAAAAGTGGTGTAGGATTGTTGATGGCTGTGAGTTTATGGGTAGTACGAAGCATTGGG GCTCCTTCAAGTGATATAGCTGTTTCAGAATTGACACATGCATCTGCAGAAGTCAGTGAAATAGTGTTTTTCTTGCTTGGTGCAATGACCATTGTTGAGATAGTTGATGCCCATCAAGGATTTAAGTTGGTTACTGACAACATAACCACTCGAAAGCCGCAAACTCTGATTTGGGTG GTTGGTTTCGTGACGTTTTTTCTTAGTTCCATCCTTGACAATCTGACATCTACAATAGTCATGGTTTCTTTGTTGAGGAAACTAGTACCTCCATCGGAATACCGCAA GCTTCTAGGAGCTGTTGTTGTGATAGCAGCAAATGCTGGTGGTGCTTGGACTCCTATTGGTGATGTTACTACTACCATGCTCTGGATACATGGTCAAATATCCACATTGCAGACTATGAAG GGTTTGATAATTCCTTCACTTGTTTCTCTAACTGTTCCGTTGGCGCTTATGTCATTGACTAG TGAAGTAAATGGGAAAGGACAAGATTCTCCCAATATTTTGGCATCTCAACAAATGGCTCCGAGAGGGCAACTTGTTTTCTGTGTTGGTATTGGTGCTTTGGTTTTTGTTCCAGTGTTCAAGGCTTTAACTGGTTTGCCTCCTTTTATGGGCATGTTGTTTGGACTTGGAGTTCTTTGGATTCTGACTGATGCTATTCATTACGGTGAATCCGAAAGGCAAAAACTGAAAGTTCCACAAGCTTTATCAAGGATCGATACTCAAGGAGCTCTTTTCTTCCTCGGAATCCTTTTGTCCGTGAGCTG CCTAGAATCAGCAGGTCTTCTTCGGGAGTTAGCAAATTACCTTGATGCTCATATCCCTAGCATTGAACTGATTGCAAGTGCCATAGGAGTTGTGTCAGCAATTATCGACAATGTCCCAATTGTCGCAGCAACAATGGGAATGTATGATCTCACTTCATTTCCCCAGGACTCCGAGTTCTGGCAACTTGTTGCATATTGTGCCGGTACTGGTGGATCCATGCTAGTTATCGGGTCTGCGGCCGGAGTTGCATACATGGGAATGGAAAAagtcgacttcttttggtatttccAAAAG GTGAGTGGTTTTGCTTTTGCCGGTTACGCTGCCGGTATTGCTGCTTATTTAGCGATTAATAACCTTCACATTTCCTTACCCTCAAGTTTAGCTCAAGTTCCTTTCCTTTCCGGTTCGTAA
- the LOC107934997 gene encoding stress enhanced protein 1, chloroplastic, with protein MVLAQVSASLSLTVHDVSPIISPKTTHKLSRVPISSFSGTGSIFATGSPFLIRESFNQRKPVCKATTFTITCEQSTKGGSTNSLDVWLGRLAMVGFAVAITVEISTGKGLLENFGLTTPLPTVALAVTALVGVLTAIFIFQSASKSS; from the exons ATGGTCTTAGCTCAAGTCTCAGCTTCCCTTTCTCTTACCGTTCATG ATGTCTCCCCTATCATCTCTCCAAAAACAACCCACAAACTTTCTCGTGTACCCATTTCCAGTTTTTCAGGAACTGGTTCCATTTTTGCCACTGGTTCCCCTTTCT tgATAAGGGAATCATTTAACCAAAGGAAACCTGTATGTAAAGCAACAACATTTACCATTACATGTGAGCAAAGCACCAAGGGGGGTAGCACCAACAGTTTGGATGTATGGCTTGGCAGGCTTGCTATGGTTGGTTTTGCAGTAGCCATTACTGTTGAAATATCCACTGGCAAAGGACTCTTGGAG AATTTTGGCCTTACAACACCTTTGCCTACAGTGGCCTTAGCAGTGACTGCGTTGGTTGGTGTTTTGACAGCTATTTTCATCTTTCAATCAGCCTCTAAAAGTTCTTAA
- the LOC107934996 gene encoding putative ribosome biogenesis protein slx9-like isoform X1, whose product MGKPSSQPDSSSKADKKFDKKVQFYAKVRDTVASLTAKKDITKKKKLRSRQKKLKAYDLSALSEFLPELKAPRANDFKLNCKSRQQLILKEGNQLSAVLEHPAFQADPLAAIHQHLQNTQPALDEKPKKKKNQNGGRKKKSKKSKALSSQQSMDI is encoded by the exons atggGGAAACCAAGCTCCCA ACCAGATTCTTCTTCTAAAGCAGATAAAAAGTTCGATAAGAAGGTCCAGTTCTATGCCA agGTTAGAGATACTGTTGCTTCATTGACTGCCAAGAAGGACATTACAAAG AAGAAGAAGCTTCGAAGTCGACAGAAGAAACTGAAAGCATATGACCTCTCTGCTCTCTCGGAGTTTCTCCCAGAGTTGAAAGCTCCTAGAGCCAATGATTTCAAGCTCAACTGCAAATCTAGGCAGCAATTAAT ATTGAAAGAGGGAAATCAATTGAGTGCAGTTCTCGAGCATCCTGCTTTCCAAGCCGATCCACTAGCTGCCATTCATCAACACTTACAGAACACACAACCTGCTTTAGacgagaaaccgaagaaaaagaaGAACCAGAATGGTGGGAGGAAGAAAAAGAGTAAAAAGTCAAAGGCTTTGTCCAGTCAACAATCCATGGATATCTAA
- the LOC107934996 gene encoding putative ribosome biogenesis protein slx9-like isoform X2, with product MGKPSSQPDSSSKADKKFDKKVQFYAKVRDTVASLTAKKDITKKKLRSRQKKLKAYDLSALSEFLPELKAPRANDFKLNCKSRQQLILKEGNQLSAVLEHPAFQADPLAAIHQHLQNTQPALDEKPKKKKNQNGGRKKKSKKSKALSSQQSMDI from the exons atggGGAAACCAAGCTCCCA ACCAGATTCTTCTTCTAAAGCAGATAAAAAGTTCGATAAGAAGGTCCAGTTCTATGCCA agGTTAGAGATACTGTTGCTTCATTGACTGCCAAGAAGGACATTACAAAG AAGAAGCTTCGAAGTCGACAGAAGAAACTGAAAGCATATGACCTCTCTGCTCTCTCGGAGTTTCTCCCAGAGTTGAAAGCTCCTAGAGCCAATGATTTCAAGCTCAACTGCAAATCTAGGCAGCAATTAAT ATTGAAAGAGGGAAATCAATTGAGTGCAGTTCTCGAGCATCCTGCTTTCCAAGCCGATCCACTAGCTGCCATTCATCAACACTTACAGAACACACAACCTGCTTTAGacgagaaaccgaagaaaaagaaGAACCAGAATGGTGGGAGGAAGAAAAAGAGTAAAAAGTCAAAGGCTTTGTCCAGTCAACAATCCATGGATATCTAA